The DNA sequence GCACGGCTGAAGTAGAGCGCATCCATGTCCACATCCGTGGTGATCAGCACTTCGCCGGGGTCGTCCAGGTCGCGGTCGTCGGCCACCACCTGGGCCAGCGTGGCGATGCCGCCCGACGCGTCGCGCAGTGTGGCGCACACCAGGTCGATCTGCCCGGGTGCTATGAAAGGCTCATCACCCTGGATGTTCACCACGGCGTCATAGCGGTCCGTGCCCGCAAGGCGCAGGGCTTCATGGCAGCGGTCGGTGCCACTGGCGTGGTGGGCACCGGTCATCAACGCTTCGCCGCCGAGATCCCGCACATGGTCGGCCACGCGTTCATCATCGGTGGCCACCACCACATGCGCGAGCGATCTTGCCTGGCGCGCCTGCTCCACCACGCGCCAGAGCATGCTTTTGCCACCGATGTCGGCCAATGGCTTTCCCGGCAGCCTGGTGCTGGCCCAGCGTGCGGGGATCACGCCCAGGATACGCTTCGCCGTCATGGGCCGGTGATCATAGGCTCACGGTGAGTTGCACCTGCATGTGCCGCGGTGCTTCGATCGCCAGTGGACGCAGGGAGTACACCTCGTTGGTGAGGTTGTTCACGATCAGCGCCAGCCGGCTATGGTCGGAAAGGGAGATGCCCACGCGCGCGTCCACGATCGTGTCGCCGGTGCGGTGGTCGCGCATCCATTGGCCCACGCCGGTGCGCAGGCTGAAGGCGTCCACGGGGGTCTCGTCCAACTCCACGAAGATCTTGTCGATGTTTCGCACATGGCTGTTGTAACGCACACTCACCCCGGCCATCAGACGCTTGTAGTCGGCCTGCACATCGGCGCGGAACAGGTTCCGCACGCGGAACTTCAGGATGTTGTCGGTGGGGTCGAAGCTGGTGCTGAGGAAGGTGTAGGGGTCTCCACTGAATGCGGGCGACCCATAGACCTGCTCGGGCGTGGTGCTCACTGGCAGGGTCCAGGTGTAGCCCATCAGCGTGGTGATGTCCACCTTGCCCACCTGCCCTTTGCCGGCCATCTCCAGTTCGAAACCGGAAACGCGGGCACCTCCGGTGTTCACGCTCTTGAAACCGAGACCGGGGTCGATCACCAATTGCCCATTGATGATCTGGGCGCTGGGCACCGACCACTGACCGAAGGTGAATTCCACGTAGTCCTGGAACTCCTGCTGGAACACCACGGCGTCCAGGTAGCCCATGAAGCCGCCCAGCTTGAAGCCCTGTTTGATGCCGCCCTCGATGTTCCAGCTCTGTTCGGCGCGCAGGTCGGCATTGGGAAAGATGTTCAATAGGCCCACATTGGTACGGATGAAGCGCTCGCCGATGGTGGGGAAGCGGAATCCCTGGCCGTAGCTGGCGCGCAGGAAGGTGGCCTCCAGCACCTGCCAGGTGGCGCCTGCCCGGAACACCGGCTGGGAAGCTTCGTCGTCGTTCACGCGGAACTGCTCGTAGCGCAGGCCCGCGGACAGGGAGATGCGCTCGATGATCTTCTTGTCAACCTGCAGGTAGGCCGCCACGTTGCTGGAAGTGTTGCGACCCTCGCCGGCCTCGTTGCCGCGGTATAGCTCCGCCGTGGAGAGCGTGCTGCGGCCCATCAGTCCCGCGGTGATCATCGTCTCGCCGAAGAGTTCCATCTTCTGCTGCACCTGGTACTCGCCATGCGTGGTGTTGTTGCTGTTGCTCTGCTCGTTGTCGTTGTCGAAGGTCTGGTGGTGGAAACGGCCGCGCACGCTGTGGCGGGTGCCCGCGGCGGTGTAGTAGTTCACGAAGGGGTCCACGTAGAACTGCGACCCCAGGGTACGGGTGACGGTGCCCGGTTCGGGGCGGAACAGGCCGCGGTCGGTATCGCTCCAGATGAAGATGCTGGTGGAGCGGCTGCGCATGGCGTTGGCGTTGATGCCGTAGTTCAGACCCTGCACACGGCGATTGCGCCAGCGCAGTCCGGTGTTGAACCGCACGCGCTGGTCGTAGCCGCCAGGCCCCAGCCGGTAGGGGTCCGCCGCGAGCGTGTCGGGTACCAGTGGCTCGGGACCGATGTGGCCATTGTCGCCGAACACATTGCCACCGAGCACCAGATCCAACGCACCGAACTGCCGCGAATGGAAGAAGTTGGCGCCGTTCATCATGGGTGCGTTCGCCCCCCACCACTTCGCGGGGGCGTGGCCAGGCGCATCGTACACGCCGGAGAATACCGTGGCGCGTGTGGCGGGCTTGCTGCGCGGATAGGCCGTGCGCACATTGATCACCCCGCTCAGCGCCGCGCTGCCATACAGCACCGATGATGCGCCCTTGATCACCTCCACCTGCTCCAGGTTCTCCAACGGAAGAAAGGTCCAGTTGGGGCGCCCGATGTCGCCGCTCAGGATCGGGATGTCGTCCACCAGCACCTGCACGCGGCTGCCCGCACCATAGCTGAAACCGCTCCCCGCGCGGATCTGTGGATCGTCATCCACGATCACCACGCCGGGCACCTGCTCCAGCGCGTGTTCCAGGCTCACGGCGTTCTTGTTCTGGATCAGTTCGGGCCGCAGCACGCTCAGCGATTGCGTCACCTCGCCCACGCGCTGCTCGAAACGGCCCGCGCTCACCACCACCATGTCCAGTTGCGCGGCGGCCATGGTGAGCCGCACATCCAGTACGCGCGTTTCCCCGGCCGCGAGGGTCACCGTTTCGCGGTATGTGGTGTGGCCCACAGAGCTGAAGGTGAGCTGGTGTTGGCCGGCTGGCAGCATCAGGGTGTAAGATCCGTCCAGGTCGGTGGCCGTGCCCTTACCGGGGGCATACACCACGTTCACCCCGATCAGGGCTTCCTTGGTGGTGGCGTCGGTCACGCGGCCTTTGAGGGTGGCGTCCGGCAGTTGCGCAGCGGATGTGAGCGCTGCGAGGGCGGGGCAGGCGAGGGCGGGAAGCCTCTTCATGCGGCGGTTACATTTGTGGGGAGAGGCCTTGCGTAGGCGCCGTGGCCGTAAGCGATGCGGGTAAATGTAGCGAAAGGGGAACACGCGCTTCACGTGGACGAACAGGCCTGGATACACCGCATCGCACTGGCCATGCTCAAGGGCATCGGGCCGGTGAACGCCCGCAACCTGGTGGCCTATTGCGGAGGTGTGGACGCCATATTCACGGACCGCAGGCTGAAGCGGACCTTGGAGAAAGTGCCGGGCATCGGCCCCAAGCTCATCGCCAGCATCACGGACAAGCATGTTCTGCCAGCAGCGGAAAAGGAACTCGCCTATGTCCGCAAGCACAAGCTGCGCATGCATTTCTACCTCGATGCGGACTTCCCCGCTCGCTTGAAACAGGCCGAGGACGCGCCGGTGCTGCTCTTTGTGAAGGGGAACGCCGATCTGAACGCGCAACGCATGGTGAGCATCGTGGGCACACGCACCCCCACCGAGCAGGGCAGGCGCCTGTGCGTGGAATTGGTGGAGGGCCTGAAGGCGAGTGGCGCCTCCATCGTGAGCGGGCTGGCCTACGGCATCGACATCGCCGCGCATCGTACAGCTGTGCGCGAAGGGCTGCCCACCATCGCCTGTGTGGCGCACGGACTGGACAAATTGTACCCCGGAGAACATGCAGCCACCGCGAAAGAGATGCTGGACCAGGGCGCCTTGGTGAGTGAACTGCCCAGTGGCGGGCCCTTCGCACCGGGCAACTTCCCCGCACGCAACCGCGTGATCGCCGGCCTCAGCGACTGCACCATCGTGGTGGAAAGCGGGCCCAAGGGTGGCAGCCTCATCACGGCCGATATCGCCAACAGCTACGATCGCGAGGTCTTCGCCTTCCCCGGCAGGCCCAACGACGCGCGCAGCGAAGGCTGCAACCGCCTCATCCAGCGCAATCAGGCCATGCTCGTCACAGGTCCGCAGGACGTGTTGCGGCTGATGGAATGGGTGCCGAAGCCAGGGAAAGGGAAGCCCGTTCAAGCCGCGCTCTTCACCGACCTGCTGCCCGAGGAGCAGGCCCTGGTGGACATCATTCGCGCCAAGGGCAAGGTGGACATCGACGAACTCTGCGTGCAGAGCCGTATGCCGCAGGGCAAG is a window from the Flavobacteriales bacterium genome containing:
- the kdsB gene encoding 3-deoxy-manno-octulosonate cytidylyltransferase, translated to MTAKRILGVIPARWASTRLPGKPLADIGGKSMLWRVVEQARQARSLAHVVVATDDERVADHVRDLGGEALMTGAHHASGTDRCHEALRLAGTDRYDAVVNIQGDEPFIAPGQIDLVCATLRDASGGIATLAQVVADDRDLDDPGEVLITTDVDMDALYFSRAAIPFLRDPAPGPRHARFRFLKHVGLYAFRTETLGRIVSLPPSPLELAEGLEQLRWLEHGLRVRVGITTHDSFCVDTPADLEEARRRASAS
- a CDS encoding TonB-dependent receptor, coding for MKRLPALACPALAALTSAAQLPDATLKGRVTDATTKEALIGVNVVYAPGKGTATDLDGSYTLMLPAGQHQLTFSSVGHTTYRETVTLAAGETRVLDVRLTMAAAQLDMVVVSAGRFEQRVGEVTQSLSVLRPELIQNKNAVSLEHALEQVPGVVIVDDDPQIRAGSGFSYGAGSRVQVLVDDIPILSGDIGRPNWTFLPLENLEQVEVIKGASSVLYGSAALSGVINVRTAYPRSKPATRATVFSGVYDAPGHAPAKWWGANAPMMNGANFFHSRQFGALDLVLGGNVFGDNGHIGPEPLVPDTLAADPYRLGPGGYDQRVRFNTGLRWRNRRVQGLNYGINANAMRSRSTSIFIWSDTDRGLFRPEPGTVTRTLGSQFYVDPFVNYYTAAGTRHSVRGRFHHQTFDNDNEQSNSNNTTHGEYQVQQKMELFGETMITAGLMGRSTLSTAELYRGNEAGEGRNTSSNVAAYLQVDKKIIERISLSAGLRYEQFRVNDDEASQPVFRAGATWQVLEATFLRASYGQGFRFPTIGERFIRTNVGLLNIFPNADLRAEQSWNIEGGIKQGFKLGGFMGYLDAVVFQQEFQDYVEFTFGQWSVPSAQIINGQLVIDPGLGFKSVNTGGARVSGFELEMAGKGQVGKVDITTLMGYTWTLPVSTTPEQVYGSPAFSGDPYTFLSTSFDPTDNILKFRVRNLFRADVQADYKRLMAGVSVRYNSHVRNIDKIFVELDETPVDAFSLRTGVGQWMRDHRTGDTIVDARVGISLSDHSRLALIVNNLTNEVYSLRPLAIEAPRHMQVQLTVSL
- the dprA gene encoding DNA-processing protein DprA translates to MDEQAWIHRIALAMLKGIGPVNARNLVAYCGGVDAIFTDRRLKRTLEKVPGIGPKLIASITDKHVLPAAEKELAYVRKHKLRMHFYLDADFPARLKQAEDAPVLLFVKGNADLNAQRMVSIVGTRTPTEQGRRLCVELVEGLKASGASIVSGLAYGIDIAAHRTAVREGLPTIACVAHGLDKLYPGEHAATAKEMLDQGALVSELPSGGPFAPGNFPARNRVIAGLSDCTIVVESGPKGGSLITADIANSYDREVFAFPGRPNDARSEGCNRLIQRNQAMLVTGPQDVLRLMEWVPKPGKGKPVQAALFTDLLPEEQALVDIIRAKGKVDIDELCVQSRMPQGKAAGILLNLEFNGVVRALPGKVYALN